A window of the Alnus glutinosa chromosome 4, dhAlnGlut1.1, whole genome shotgun sequence genome harbors these coding sequences:
- the LOC133867015 gene encoding zinc-finger homeodomain protein 4-like, giving the protein MNNSFSRNLVMRYKECLKNHAAAIGGNATDGCGEFMPSGDEGTMEALKCSACNCHRNFHRKETELSDYHPSPLIGHPTKTMIMSYKSGSVVPSESDDYGSGDVAIRPAAIIRKRFRTKFTKEQKEKMLSFAEKAGWRMQKLEESVVQHFCQEIGINRRVLKVWMHNNKHSLANKNSSS; this is encoded by the coding sequence atgaataaTTCATTTTCAAGAAACTTGGTGATGAGGTACAAGGAGTGCCTGAAGAACCATGCAGCGGCAATTGGCGGGAATGCGACCGATGGGTGTGGAGAGTTCATGCCAAGTGGAGATGAAGGCACCATGGAAGCCCTCAAGTGCTCAGCTTGCAACTGCCACAGAAACTTCCACAGGAAAGAGACAGAATTATCTGATTACCACCCCTCTCCATTAATAGGGCACCCTACAAAAACCATGATAATGTCCTACAAAAGTGGGTCGGTCGTCCCCTCAGAGTCTGATGATTATGGAAGTGGTGATGTGGCAATTAGGCCAGCTGCGATCATCAGAAAGAGGTTTAGAACCAAGTTTACAAAAGaacagaaggaaaagatgtTGAGCTTTGCGGAGAAGGCTGGGTGGAGGATGCAGAAGCTAGAAGAATCAGTTGTGCAGCATTTCTGCCAGGAGATTGGGATCAATAGGAGAGTCCTCAAGGTGTGGATGCATAACAACAAACACAGCCTTGCAAACAAGAACTCCAGTAGCTAG